One Amblyomma americanum isolate KBUSLIRL-KWMA chromosome 8, ASM5285725v1, whole genome shotgun sequence DNA window includes the following coding sequences:
- the LOC144099975 gene encoding uncharacterized protein LOC144099975, producing MGSWLLFLLLSSQLVAQDSVVDATFEIGLRWLRGDSSPFSNAINTSATTTESVAQATLQDAANATTEDARRTDLVRAVTAAEEVTRQSAVTTTTEAVGIRDASTEGSLTDAETADWTTTEEAVPTVPWLVNATLVSPDELALEIAKVPDPMLHMVDNGDGSSSLVVVSGRLGASTTTPATDTTTFATEPTTPSTTTIPSTTTAAVSNVTSPYQILLDYLRPFIFGRFSVDATTTSPSTTGATTVTLPTAAGTTPPPVPATTFVDPRQSLLVLATAPTVPEYSHQAASTTDLPTSGAITQDVSTTTQFPAEFRATVDQRPVSVITGIAGNNSTTSLPTTTRLPTTAVPLVKTTHAPTSHTATLRETTATAVSTDGFDVRTPVMVKATTTPQSVQPLTEAPTASFPAVFDLFGASIDPGSQTPASGEYSTPPTAAEEPVYRHFYDPSQLMQTF from the exons ATGGGTTCGTGGTTGTTGTTCCTGCTGCTGTCTTCGCAACTCGTTGCGCAAGACTCTGTCGTAGACGCCACGTTCGAAATCGGCCTGCGGTGGCTGCGCGGAGACAGTTCGCCGTTCTCCAACGCCATCAACACGTCCGCTACCACCACAGAGAGCGTTGCCCAGGCCACGCTCCAGGACGCTGCCAATGCCACAACAGAGGATGCACGACGCACCGACCTCGTTCGGGCCGTCACGGCTGCCGAAGAGGTGACTCGACAAAGCGCCGTGACCACAACGACTGAAGCAGTTGGCATACGTGACGCGAGCACTGAAGGCTCTCTGACCGACGCAGAAACTGCGGACTGGACCACGACAGAAGAAGCCGTGCCGACTGTACCGTGGCTGGTCAACGCCACACTGGTGTCGCCGGACGAACTGGCCCTCGAGATCGCCAAGGTGCCGGACCCGATGCTGCACATGGTCGACAACGGGGACGGGTCTTCGTCTCTAGTGGTCGTCAGTGGACGCCTCGGGGCCAGCACTACCACTCCAGCCACTGACACCACTACGTTCGCTACCGAGCCTACAACGCCTTCCACTACAACCATCCCTA GTACGACCACCGCGGCCGTTTCCAACGTCACCTCCCCGTACCAGATCCTCCTGGACTACCTGCGCCCGTTCATCTTTGGTCGGTTCAGTGTTGACGCCACGACCACCTCCCCCAGCACCACTGGGGCCACAACCGTCACTCTCCCGACTGCGGCCGGAACTACTCCACCGCCCGTTCCCGCCACCACCTTCGTTGATCCCCGGCAATCCCTTCTGGTCTTGGCAACAGCACCCACTGTTCCCGAATACTCTCATCAAGCGGCCTCGACGACCGACCTCCCCACGTCCGGTGCCATTACCCAGGACGTCTCCACCACTACCCAATTTCCGGCTGAATTCAGAGCGACCGTGGATCAGCGCCCGGTCTCTGTCATCACGGGTATTGCTGGCAACAACTCAACCACTTCCCTCCCTACGACAACACGGCTTCCCACCACAGCTGTTCCGTTGGTGAAGACTACGCATGCGCCTACCTCCCACACCGCAACACTTCGGGAGACCACGGCGACTGCAGTCTCCACAGACGGCTTCGACGTCCGCACTCCAGTCATGGTGAAGGCGACCACAACCCCGCAGTCTGTCCAGCCCCTCACGGAAGCGCCGACGGCGTCGTTCCCGGCCGTCTTCGACCTGTTCGGGGCCAGCATCGACCCCGGGTCCCAGACTCCCGCATCCGGCGAGTACTCCACTCCGCCGACCGCAGCCGAGGAGCCGGTCTACCGGCACTTCTACGATCCGTCGCAGCTCATGCAGACGTTCTAG